A segment of the Promicromonospora sukumoe genome:
TGCGCACCGTCGCGTCCAACATCTTCACCGCCCCCGAGATCGCGACCGTCGGGTACAGCGAGGAGAAGCTGCGCGCGCAGAACTCCCGCTACATCACCACCACGCTGCCGCTCGCCCGCAACCCGCGCGCCAAGATGCTCGGCGTCAAGGACGGGTTCGTGAAGCTCTTCGCGCACCCCGAGGCCGGCGTGGTGCTCGGCGGGGTCGTCGTGGCGCCGCGGGCGTCGGAGCTGATCTTCCCGATCACGCTGGCCGTGCAGCACCGGCTCACCGTGGAGAACGTGGCCTCGGCGTTCACGATCTACCCGTCGCTCTCCGGGTCCATCGCGGAGGGCGCGCGCGTGCTGGACGCGCGGGTCGGCAAGTAGGGGCGCAGACACCGATCGAGACCCGAGGGTCTCGGGGGGACTGTACGAATTCGGGGTCGGTTGCTCTGCGTAGACAATGTCTACGCAGAGCAACCGACCCCGAATTCGTGGTGTCTACCTGGGAGCGGATCTGCGCTGACCGCTGCGCCTCCGGCTCATGAGATGGAGGCGTCGAGGACTATGTGGCTGCCCTCGACCTTCGCGCCCGTGACGGTCACGCCCGGGAACTTGGCCTCCAGCAGGCGCTCGACGTCGACGGCGATCCGCGCGTCGGGCTGCACGTCCACGACACCCGGCGGCAGGCCCTGCTTGGCGACCTCCTGCTCGATCGGCGCCGCGGCCAGGCTGAGCAGCCGGTGCGCCGGGAGGCCCGCCGCGTTCACCTCGACGGAGAGCGTGGCGACGCCGCGCTCGAACGACGCCAGCTTCACGTCGGCGCGCACGATCGGGGCGATCTTGACGGCCAGCTTGAGCGGGCCGGGCAGGGTCTCCAGACGGCGCAGGTCCGCGACCACACGAATCACGTCCCCGTCGCCGACGACGGAGCTGATGACGGGCGGGGCCTGCTTGGCGATCCTCGCCAGGCCGAGCACCTCTTCGGGCGCGATCCGGATATGCACGATTCGACCCTAACCCAGCAAGGTGAGCAGGCGAGGCAGGGCGTGGCCGAACGCGGGCAGCAGGCTCAGCCCGTCGACCTCGTCGAGGCCGACCCAGCGCACCTCCAGGCTCTCGGGATCGGCTGCGCGGGGCTCGACGACGTGCCCGGGGGCGACATCAGCCACGACCGTCGTGTATGTCCAGGCCGGGTGCTCCAGCACGTGCGTGCCCACCACGTGCACCGCGGCCGGGTCGATCGCGGCCTCCTCGGCGGCCTCGCGCAGCGCGCCGTCCTCGGGCTTCTCGTCGGGGGCGAGGGCGCCGCCCGGGATGCCCCAGGTGCCGCCCATGTGCGACCAGAGGGCACGGTGCTGGAGCACCATCGCCGACGGCGCCCCGGCGTCGTCCCGGCGGACGAGGAGCAGCCCCGCCGCGCCGAACAGGCCCCAGTGCCGGTGGTCCCCGCAGGTCACCCAGCCGTCGCCGTCGTGCCGGTGGAGGTCACTGGGGGGCACTGTCGGGTTCGGCACGGCGTCAGTCTCTCAGGTCGGGCGCGGGCTGTCAGCGACGGGCCCCGCACGGCCCACCACGGCGGCGAGGAACGCGAACGGCGCCCCGTCCCTCGTGCACCTCGCCGTGGCGGGTGCGGAGGGACGGGGCGCCGTCCGGCAGGTGCTGGGTCAGGTGCTCAGTCTGGCGCTCAGGCCTGGGCGGGGACGCCCTCGACGACGACCTTGCCGCCCTCGAAGCGGAAGTCCGTCACCTCGGTGAACTGGCCGCGCATCAGCGCGAGCAGGTCGAGCGAGACCGTGCCGTCCTTGCGGAGCTGCACGGCGTTCTCCGGCAGGCCGCTCTTGCGCGCCATCTTCTCGATGGTGCCGGAGGCGAGGGGGAGCAGCTTGGTGGCGGGCAGGCCGGCGGCGTCCGCCTCGACCTTGAGCACCGCGATGTTCTGCCACACCGACGTGATCCGCGCCGACGCGTGCATGACCGGGACGGCCTTGGCCGCGATCTTCACGGGCAGCGGGGCATACGCCAGGCGGCGCAGGTCCGCGGTGACGGCGATGACGCCGTCGTCGCAGGTCAGCTCGCTGACGAACGACGGAAGGGACTTGCGAGGGCGAACGAGGGCAATCGCCTCTTCGGGGCTGAGGACTACGACGTGTGTCACGTCGCAGAACCTAGCGGATCACATGGTGCCCGAAGAGCACACCTGGTTCCTATCAGGTGTGAACGGGCCCTTTTCACCCGTGTTGATGTCGGAAATCACCCGATGTTCGGGCTCAGGCCGACGATCTTGCCCGGTCCGCCTGCGCTCAGTCGACGATCTCGCAGAGCGGGGCGCCCGCCGTCACGCCCGCACCCGGCGCGGCCGTCAGGGACCGGATCGTGCCCGCGCGGTGCGCCAGGATCGGCTGCTCCATCTTCATGGCCTCCAGCACGACGATCAGGTCGCCCTCGGCCACCTGCGCGCCGTCCTCCACCGCGACCTTGACGATGGTGCCCTGCATGGGCGAGGCGAGCGTGTTGCCCGTGGCGGCGCTCGACGCCTTGCCACCACCGGCGCGCCGGGTGGGACGCCGGGCGGCGTTGGCGGTACGCGCGCGGCCGGCGGCGACGCCGAGGCCCGCGGGCAGCACGACCTCGAGGCGGCGTCCGCCCACCTCGACGACGACGCGCTCGGCCGTGACCTCCTCCTCGGCGTCGGGCGCCGGGGCGGGCACGGCCGGGGCCAGCGTCTTGAGCTCGTCGGCGAACTCGGTCTCGATCCAGCGGGTGTGCACGCGGAACGGCTTGCCGTCCGTCGGGACGAACGCCTCGGCGTCGAGCACCGCCTTGTGGAACGGGACCACCGTGGGGATGCCCTCGACCACGAGCTCGCGCAGGGCGCGGCGGGCCCGCTTGACCGCCTGCTGGCGCGTGGCGCCCGTGACGATGAGCTTGGCGATCATGGAGTCGAACGCGCCGGAGACCGTGTCGCCCGCGACGACACCCGTGTCGACGCGCACGCCCGGGCCCGACGGCCACGTGATCGTGTTCAGGCGGCCCGGCGCCGGCAGGAAGCCCGCGGCCGGGTCCTCGCCGTTGATGCGGAACTCGAGGGAGTGCCCGCGGATCGCGGGGGAGTCGTAGCCCAGCGGCTCGCCCGCGGCGATGCGCAGCTGCTCGCGGACCAGGTCGATGCCCGTGACCTCCTCGGTCACCGGGTGCTCGACCTGGAGGCGGGTGTTCACCTCGAGGAACGAGATGGTGCCGTCGAGGCCCACCAGGAACTCGCAGGTGCCGGCGCCCACGTACCCGGCCTCGCGCAGGATGGCCTCCGAGGCCATGTACAGCGACTTCTCCTGCTCGGGCGTGAGGAACGGCGCGGGGGCCTCCTCGACGAGCTTCTGGTGCCGGCGCTGCAGGGAGCAGTCCCGGGTGGACACCACGACGACGTTGCCGTGGGTGTCCGCGAGGCACTGGGTCTCCACGTGGCGCGGCTTGTCGAGGTAGCGCTCCACGAAGCACTCGCCCCGGCCGAACGCCGCCGTCGCCTCGCGGACCGCCGAGTCGAACAGCTCGTCGATCTCGTCGAAGGTGCGCGCGACCTTGAGGCCGCGGCCGCCGCCGCCGAACGCCGCCTTGATGGCGATGGGCAGGCCGAACTCCTCGGCGAAGGCCCGGACCTCGCTGCTGTCCTTGACCGGGTCGGCCGTGCCGGGCACCAGCGGGGCGCCCGCGCGCTGCGCGATGTGCCGGGCGCTCACCTTGTCGCCCAGCGCGTCGATGGCCGACGGCGGCGGGCCGATCCAGACGAGCCCCGCGTCGAGCACCGCCTGGGCGAACTCGGCGTTCTCGGACAGGAACCCGTAGCCCGGGTGCACGGCGTCGGCGCCGGACCGGCGGGCGACGTCGAGCAGCTTGGCCGGGTCGAGGTACGTGTCCGCGGCGCGGGCGCCGCCGAGGGCGAACGCCTCGTCGGCGATGCGCACGTGCATGGCCTCGCGGTCCTGGTCGGCGTAGACGGCGACGGACGCCAGCCCCGCATCGGCGCATCCGCGGGCCACGCGGACGGCGATCTCGCCACGGTTGGCGATGAGCACCTTCGAGATGGTTCGGGGCAGGCTGGAACTAGGCACGGCTCACCGTAACCCGGGTATCCAGGACCTATGTACCGCCTCCGGGCACGCGGCGGAAAGTCTGGAGGCCAGACCAACCCCGGAGCGGCGCGTTTGGAGGATCCACACATGGCGTCGGCACTGTGCAGTCCACTGAGCCGCCCGGCCTTGTGGGTATCGGGTAAACGCCGCCGGCTTGCGCGCGCCGGGGTGGGCCTGTGGGAGTGACCGCGGCGGTAGTTGCGGAATGAGCGCCCAGAGTGCAACCCAGCCCGCGTTCATCTGCTCCAGCGTGAGATCAGTCTTGTGGGGGCGGGGCCTCGCGTGAGCCGGGGGAACGGGGCGAGCGCGACCACAGGGGGTCGTTTCGGGTGGTTGTGCACAGGGTGGTTCAGCCGGCCGTCGTGGGGCCGGTGGTCGGTGTGGGATCGGCAGCATGCGACCACCACGGAAGATCCCGCCGCGTCTGCTGTCGGACGCCGCCACGCAGGAGGGGCTGGTGAACAAGGCCCAGTGCGACGCCGCGGGGCTGGACAAGTACGCCGTCGGGCGGCTGATCAAGGCCGGCGCCTGGTCTCGCGTGACCCGGTGCGTCTACGACACGGACCCCGATCCCGTCGAGCGGCGTCGGCGGGACGACTACTTCGAGCACGTCCGCCGCCGGGCCGCGTGGGCCGGGATGCTCGCGGTCCCGGGAGGGATCGCCGTCGGGGCCTGTGCGCTCGCGCTCCACCGCGTGGCCGGTCTGCCTGCGCGGCTCGTGCCGGAGGTGGCACGACCCGACGGCACGGCGGCGAAGCTCGGGTCCGAGGTCGTCCTGCGCCGCTACCGGTCCTTCCCGACGGTGCGGTACCGGGGCAGGCGGATCGCGGCCCTGGTCCCGGCGCTGGCGCAGGCGCTCCCGGGTCTGGCACGGGGTGGAGGCGTGGCGGTGCTCGGCAGCGTGCTGCACCAGGGCTTCCTTGACGTGTCGGCGCTCGACCAGGTGCGCGACATGATGCGACGCCGGCGCGGCTCGGTGCGGGCCCTCGACTGGTTCCCCCTGGCGTCCGGGCTGGACGAGTCACCCGCCGAGACGGCTGCCCGGCTCTCGTGCCTGGACCACGGCGTCCCGCCCGACGGTCAGCAGGTGACCTTCACTCTTGCCGGTGTCCTTCTGGCGCGGGTCGATCTGGTCTGGCGGCTGCCGGGCGGGCGGTACCTGGTGGTCGAGATCGACGGGCGCGCGTACCACTCGGGCCAGGAGATGCTTGCCGACGACTCCGTGCGGCAGAACGGCCTGGTCGGCACGGACCGTCTGGTCGTCCTCCGCTACCCGGCGGCCGAGGCCCTGAGCGACGAGGGCATCGGTCCGGACGTCGCGGCCCGTCTGACGGCCCTGCGCTGGACCCCGGCTGCTGCTCTGCTGCGGGGGCAGGTCGAGCTCGACAGGTGAACGCGGGTGCAGTGGCGGAATGGGCGCTCAGAGTGCAACCCGATCGGCGCTCACTCGATCCGCGCTCGACTGCTACGCCTTGCGGAGGTGGCGCCAGGGGACGTTGAGCTCTGCCAGGAGCTCGCGGAGCAGGGGGAGGCTGATGCCGACGACGCCGTGGTGGTCGCCCTCGATGCGCTCGACGTACGGGCCGCCGAGGCCGTCGATCGTGAACGCGCCGGCCACGTGCAGCGGCTCGTCGGTCGCGACGTAGGCGTCGATCTCGTCGTCGTCGATGTCGGCGAACCAGACCGTGGTCGAGCTGGTGGAGCCGAGGGTGCCGCCGGTGCCGCCCGCGGCGTCGTCGCGCAGGTCGACCACCCAGTGGCCCGTATGCAGCACGCCCTTGCTCCCGCGCATGGCGCGCCAGCGCTCGCGCGCGGTTGCGGCGTCGGCCGGCTTGCCGACGATGGCGCCGTCGATCTCGAGCATCGAGTCGCAGCCGACGACGATCACGTCGACGGGCGCGGAGTCCACGTCCGCCTGATCGGCGTCCGCCTGCTCGACGTCGGAGGGCCCGTCGCCGTCGGCAGGCCCGGCGTCACCAGGCCCACGATCGGAAGGCTCACCGTCGGAAGGCCCGGCCGGCGCCTCGGCGTCGGCCCACGACTCCTCCAGCCGGGACGCGACCTCCTCGGCCTTGGCCTGGGCCAGGACGAGCACGGCGTCGGCGGGGTCGAGCTCGCCGAAGCGCTCGGTGGCGTCGGCGAGGACCTTGTCCTCGTCCACGCCGGACACGACGACTTCCGGCGTGACTCCTGCGGACTGCAGCGTCGCGAGTCGAGCGGGGGACTGGGAGGCGAGGACCAGGCGGGGCACGCGCGACACAGTAACGAGAATGCGGCCGGAGCAAACGGGATTTCCGGTATCCACGCCGAGTGACCCACGTCACTTCGCCCGGTGCGCCGCCCACGTGTCAGACGTACAGGTCACCCGAGGGACCTGTACGTCTGACACGTGCCGTCAGGACAGCGCCTCGCGCAGGGTGTCCAGGCCCACGGAGCCGAGGTTCAGCGCCCGGGCGTGGAAGGCCTTGGCGTCGAACTCCTGGCCCGCCGGCACGGCCGCCTTGGCGGCGTCGCGCGTCTGCTCCCAGAGGCGCTGCCCCACCTTGTACGACGGCGCCTGGCCCGGCCAGCCGAGGTACCGGTTGAACTCGAACCGGACGAACTGCTCGGGCATGTTCACGTTGGCCAGCAGGAACGGCCAGCCCTTCTCGGCGGTCCAGGTGCCGCCGCCCCACTCCTCGGGGGCCTTCAGGCCGAGGTGCACGCCGATGTCGAACACGACGCGGGCCGCCCGCAGGCGCTGCGCGTCGAGCATGCCGAGGCGGTCGCCCGGGTCGTCCATGTAGCCGAGGTCGGCCATGAGGCGCTCCGCGTACAGCGCCCAGCCCTCGCCGTGGCCGGACACCCAGCAGGCCAGCCGGCGCCAGGTGTTCAGCGTCTCGCGGGCGAACACCGCCTGGCCGCACTGCAGGTGATGGCCGGGGACGCCCTCGTGGTAGACGGTCGTCTTCTCGCGCCAGGTGTTGAACTCGGTGACGCCGGCGGGCACGGCCCACCACATCCGGCCCGGTCGCGACCAGTCGTCGCTCGGCGGGGTGTAGTAGATGCCGCCCGACTGGGTCGGCGCGATCATGCACTCCAGGTCGAGCACGGGCTCGGGCACGTCGAAGTGCGTGCCGTTCAGTGCGGTGATCGCGGCGTCCGACGTCTCCTGCATCCAGGTCTTGAGAGCGGCGGTGCCGAGGAGCTTGCGCGCGGGGTCGGCGTCGAGCACGGCCACCGCCTCCTCGACCGTGGCGCCCGGGCCGGCGATCTGGGCGGCGACCTGCTCCTGCTCGGCCACGATGGACGCGAGCTCCTCCAGGCCCCACCGGTACGTCTCGTCGAGGTCCACCTGCGCGCCCAGGAAGTGGCGCGAGAACAGGGCGTAGCGGTCACGGCCCACGGCGTCGGCCTCGGGCGCTCGCGGCGCGAGGTCGCGCTCCAGGAAGTCCGCGAGCCTGCCGTAGGCCTCGCGGGCGGCCGTGGCGCCGTGCTCCAGCTCCTTGCGGACCAGGCTGCACGCCGCGGAGTCGTCCAGCACCGCGTCGACGGCGGGGCCGCGCGTGAAGGAGGTGAAGAAGGAGTCCGACCCGGCGAGCTCGCGGGCCTGGTCCACGCACTCGCGCACCTGGCGGATCGCCGCGACGTCGCCCCGGGAGGCGGCCTCCGTCAGCGACTCGACGTACCCGTCGACGGCGCCGGGCAGGCCGTTCAGGCGGGAGGCGATGTTCTCCCAGGCCTCGACCGAGTCGGTGGCCATGATGTCGAAGACGTCGCGCAGGCCCTGTACGGGCGAGGCGATGTTGTTCAGGTCGCGCAGGCCCTCGCCGGCGTCGTGCAGCTCCAGGTCGAGCCCGATCCGCTCGCGCATCGCGGACAGGGTGACGCGGTCGACGTCGTCGGCGGGCTCCAGG
Coding sequences within it:
- a CDS encoding NUDIX domain-containing protein, translating into MPNPTVPPSDLHRHDGDGWVTCGDHRHWGLFGAAGLLLVRRDDAGAPSAMVLQHRALWSHMGGTWGIPGGALAPDEKPEDGALREAAEEAAIDPAAVHVVGTHVLEHPAWTYTTVVADVAPGHVVEPRAADPESLEVRWVGLDEVDGLSLLPAFGHALPRLLTLLG
- a CDS encoding acetyl/propionyl/methylcrotonyl-CoA carboxylase subunit alpha, translated to MPSSSLPRTISKVLIANRGEIAVRVARGCADAGLASVAVYADQDREAMHVRIADEAFALGGARAADTYLDPAKLLDVARRSGADAVHPGYGFLSENAEFAQAVLDAGLVWIGPPPSAIDALGDKVSARHIAQRAGAPLVPGTADPVKDSSEVRAFAEEFGLPIAIKAAFGGGGRGLKVARTFDEIDELFDSAVREATAAFGRGECFVERYLDKPRHVETQCLADTHGNVVVVSTRDCSLQRRHQKLVEEAPAPFLTPEQEKSLYMASEAILREAGYVGAGTCEFLVGLDGTISFLEVNTRLQVEHPVTEEVTGIDLVREQLRIAAGEPLGYDSPAIRGHSLEFRINGEDPAAGFLPAPGRLNTITWPSGPGVRVDTGVVAGDTVSGAFDSMIAKLIVTGATRQQAVKRARRALRELVVEGIPTVVPFHKAVLDAEAFVPTDGKPFRVHTRWIETEFADELKTLAPAVPAPAPDAEEEVTAERVVVEVGGRRLEVVLPAGLGVAAGRARTANAARRPTRRAGGGKASSAATGNTLASPMQGTIVKVAVEDGAQVAEGDLIVVLEAMKMEQPILAHRAGTIRSLTAAPGAGVTAGAPLCEIVD
- a CDS encoding type IV toxin-antitoxin system AbiEi family antitoxin domain-containing protein; amino-acid sequence: MRPPRKIPPRLLSDAATQEGLVNKAQCDAAGLDKYAVGRLIKAGAWSRVTRCVYDTDPDPVERRRRDDYFEHVRRRAAWAGMLAVPGGIAVGACALALHRVAGLPARLVPEVARPDGTAAKLGSEVVLRRYRSFPTVRYRGRRIAALVPALAQALPGLARGGGVAVLGSVLHQGFLDVSALDQVRDMMRRRRGSVRALDWFPLASGLDESPAETAARLSCLDHGVPPDGQQVTFTLAGVLLARVDLVWRLPGGRYLVVEIDGRAYHSGQEMLADDSVRQNGLVGTDRLVVLRYPAAEALSDEGIGPDVAARLTALRWTPAAALLRGQVELDR
- a CDS encoding Maf family protein, giving the protein MPRLVLASQSPARLATLQSAGVTPEVVVSGVDEDKVLADATERFGELDPADAVLVLAQAKAEEVASRLEESWADAEAPAGPSDGEPSDRGPGDAGPADGDGPSDVEQADADQADVDSAPVDVIVVGCDSMLEIDGAIVGKPADAATARERWRAMRGSKGVLHTGHWVVDLRDDAAGGTGGTLGSTSSTTVWFADIDDDEIDAYVATDEPLHVAGAFTIDGLGGPYVERIEGDHHGVVGISLPLLRELLAELNVPWRHLRKA
- a CDS encoding DUF885 domain-containing protein, whose product is MTSPTRPSTPIDAVADAYVTRLTELSPLSATAWGLPGHDHEIDDLSPAGHDAVAQAGREVLANLDGLEPADDVDRVTLSAMRERIGLDLELHDAGEGLRDLNNIASPVQGLRDVFDIMATDSVEAWENIASRLNGLPGAVDGYVESLTEAASRGDVAAIRQVRECVDQARELAGSDSFFTSFTRGPAVDAVLDDSAACSLVRKELEHGATAAREAYGRLADFLERDLAPRAPEADAVGRDRYALFSRHFLGAQVDLDETYRWGLEELASIVAEQEQVAAQIAGPGATVEEAVAVLDADPARKLLGTAALKTWMQETSDAAITALNGTHFDVPEPVLDLECMIAPTQSGGIYYTPPSDDWSRPGRMWWAVPAGVTEFNTWREKTTVYHEGVPGHHLQCGQAVFARETLNTWRRLACWVSGHGEGWALYAERLMADLGYMDDPGDRLGMLDAQRLRAARVVFDIGVHLGLKAPEEWGGGTWTAEKGWPFLLANVNMPEQFVRFEFNRYLGWPGQAPSYKVGQRLWEQTRDAAKAAVPAGQEFDAKAFHARALNLGSVGLDTLREALS